From Kitasatospora sp. MAP12-44:
CGCGAAGCATGTACTGACCGGGGCTATTGCCATAGCTCTCGTGGCCATCGCGGGTCCGGCAAGCGCCGCCGGTTCGGGGGACACCACCGTGACCTTCACCGTGACGGTCGGCGCCATCTCGATCACGGTCCCCAGCTCGGCCGGCCTCCCGGCCGGGGTCCCCGGTGGCACGACCAGCGGGCAGCTCGGGGCGGTGACGGTCACCGACAACCGCGCCCTGCTCAACGCGTTCTGGACGTCGACGGTCTCCTCGACGGACTACACCACGGGTGGGGGAACGGCCCCGGAGACGATCACGAAGAGCAACGTGTCCTACTGGTCGGGACCCGCCACCGCCACAACCGGCAACGGGACCTTCACCCCCGGACAAGCCACGTCCACCCAGAAGCAGGCCCTGACCACGGCGATCACCGCTTTCAGCATGACCGGCGGTAGCGGAGACAACTCCGCGACGTGGAATCCGACGCTGGTGGTCGCGGTACCCGCCTCAGCGGTAGGTGGGCTCTACACGGGGACGGTGACACATTCGGTCGCATAGTCCGGCGCTTCGCCTGGCATTGCTGACACTGCTGCTGGCCGCGCTGTGCATCAGCGCGGCCAGCGCGGTCGGTGCGACGACCACGACGGGCCGGTCCGCGAACGCGGATCCAAGCCCGGACGGCAGCGTCGGCATCCGCCTGCTCGAAGCCCCGCTCAACCGGCACGACGACCCTCGTGCGCTCACTTCCATCGTCGACCACCTCGCCCCCGGCGCCGTGATCAATCGACGGCTGGAGATCTCCAGCACGTCATCCGCACCCCAGCACGTCGAGGTCTACCCCAGTGCCGTGGCCATCGAGCACGGCAGCATGGTCTTCGCCCCTGACCGCACGGCGAACGAGCTGACGGACTGGGTCACGCTCGACCACACCAGCCTCGACCTTCCCCCGCACGGCACAGCAGAGGTACGGGCAACCATCAACGTGCGGCCCGCAGCGTCCTCCGGGGAGCGCTACGCCGTCATCTGGGCCCAGGTCGCCTCCCGGCCCGACCCTTCGCACACCGTGACCACCGTCAACCGCGTAGGGCTTCGCCTCTATATCGATGTCGGGCCCGGTGGTGAACCGCCGTCGGACTTCCAGATCGGGGAACTGACCGCCACACGTACCAAGGACGGACAACCCGAGGTCCTCGCCCAGGTGCACAACACCGGCCAACGCGCCCTGGACCTCGGCGGAACACTGTCGCTGACGGACGGCCCGGGCTCCACGAACGCCGGGCCGTTCCAGGTCACACACGGCACCACCCTGGCGCCGGGGGACACCGCACCGGTCACCGTGCTGCTGGATCCCAGACTCGCCGACGGCCCCTGGACGGCACACCTGACGCTCGTCAGCGGCCTCGTCAAGCGGACCGCAACCGCAACCCTCACCTTCGCTGCCTCGCCCGGGAGTACCAGCCAGGGCGTCCTGCCCCAGACGGGATGGCCCACCCTCGGCCCGGTCGTCGCGGTGATCGCGGCTGCCGGAAGCCTGGGCCTGCTGCTCCTCGCCGCACGACGCCGTACCGGGAGGCGATGAAGAGAACTCGAAGCGGTCCGCGCGACGCGCCGCGCCCCCCAGCGGCGGAGGCCGGAACTAGTGTGGGTGAACCACACGCACCGCCGGGCTGGGTCGGCGGTGCGCGGAACTGAATGACGGAGTATCGGACGACCCCACCGACTGAGACGAACCGCGACGTGTCGCCTCGCGACGCCGCCGCTGGAGGAAGAACCAGTGAACGAACCGGCGGCCGTGCTCGCCGCCCGAACGACAGTGGCGCTGTCCTGCGCAATCGCGGTCGTGCTGCCCACAGCCTCGCCGGCGTGGTCGGAAACCCCGCCTGAACCCCGGTTGCTCGGCCTGTCCATCACGGTACCGACCTCGGTGAATCTCGGGAGTACGGCGCCTGGCGGAACGATCACCGCGCACCTCGGCTCAGTGACAGTCGACGACACCGGCGTCGTGTCCAGCTGGACGGCCACCGTCACCGCGACGAACTTCACCACGGGCGCCGGCGCACCCGCCCAGACCATCGCGAATGGCAGGCTCTCCTACTGGTCGGGGCCGGTCACCGCGAAGACCGGCAGCGGTACTGCCACCCCGGGGCAGGCCACCGCGGCGCAGGCGCAGAGCCTGAGCGCCTCCCGCACAGCCTTCACCCTGCAGTCAGGCCTCCTGATCACCTCCGTGACCTGGAATCCGACCCTGATCGTTTCGGTGCCGGCCTCCGCTGTAGGGGGTGCGTACACCGGAACCGTGACGCACTCGGTTGCATAGTCGGCG
This genomic window contains:
- a CDS encoding peptidase, encoding MLTLLLAALCISAASAVGATTTTGRSANADPSPDGSVGIRLLEAPLNRHDDPRALTSIVDHLAPGAVINRRLEISSTSSAPQHVEVYPSAVAIEHGSMVFAPDRTANELTDWVTLDHTSLDLPPHGTAEVRATINVRPAASSGERYAVIWAQVASRPDPSHTVTTVNRVGLRLYIDVGPGGEPPSDFQIGELTATRTKDGQPEVLAQVHNTGQRALDLGGTLSLTDGPGSTNAGPFQVTHGTTLAPGDTAPVTVLLDPRLADGPWTAHLTLVSGLVKRTATATLTFAASPGSTSQGVLPQTGWPTLGPVVAVIAAAGSLGLLLLAARRRTGRR